From Variimorphobacter saccharofermentans, one genomic window encodes:
- the dapB gene encoding 4-hydroxy-tetrahydrodipicolinate reductase, translated as MTNIILRGCNGKMGQVIADIVEADDDAVIVAGIDVSQNRVAKFPVYQSFQKCNVKADVIIDFSAPVNVEEMLDFAKSQGIGIVLCTTGLSKEQLAIIDEASREIPIFRSANMSMGINLITKLVQEATYILADAGYDIEIVERHHNKKVDAPSGTALALADAINQVLNNEYEYKFDRSADRVARSKKEIGISAVRGGTIVGEHEVIFAGTDEVIEIKHTAYSKAVFAKGAVQAAKFLPGKPAGMYRMSDMMD; from the coding sequence ATGACAAATATTATTTTGCGTGGATGCAATGGTAAGATGGGCCAGGTAATAGCCGACATCGTGGAAGCGGACGACGATGCAGTAATTGTTGCCGGTATCGATGTATCACAGAACAGAGTTGCTAAATTTCCAGTGTATCAGAGCTTTCAGAAATGTAATGTAAAAGCAGATGTAATCATAGACTTTTCAGCACCAGTCAATGTGGAGGAAATGCTGGACTTTGCAAAAAGTCAGGGAATTGGAATTGTACTCTGTACGACAGGTTTATCTAAGGAACAGCTGGCGATTATTGATGAAGCTTCCAGGGAAATACCGATTTTCCGCTCAGCGAATATGTCCATGGGTATCAATTTGATTACGAAATTGGTTCAGGAAGCAACCTATATTCTTGCTGATGCCGGATATGATATAGAAATTGTTGAGAGACATCATAATAAAAAGGTGGATGCACCTTCCGGAACCGCCCTTGCTTTGGCAGATGCCATTAATCAGGTACTCAATAATGAATACGAGTATAAATTTGATCGTTCTGCAGATCGTGTAGCCAGAAGTAAGAAGGAAATTGGTATTTCAGCAGTTCGCGGTGGCACCATCGTAGGTGAGCATGAAGTTATTTTTGCTGGTACCGATGAGGTAATCGAGATCAAGCATACGGCTTATTCCAAAGCGGTATTCGCAAAGGGAGCTGTTCAGGCAGCCAAATTCCTTCCGGGAAAACCTGCCGGTATGTATCGAATGAGCGATATGATGGATTAA
- a CDS encoding ATP-binding cassette domain-containing protein produces the protein MIEVKNLVKRYGNHIAVDHLSFTVEKGQILGFLGPNGAGKSTTMNIITGYISATEGTVTVNGHDVYEEPEEVKRMIGYLPEFPPLYPDMTIREYLNFVADIKKVSKSEKKQMVEEVMEATMITPMANRLIKHLSKGYKQRVGLAQAIMGYPELIILDEPTVGLDPKQIIEIRELIKNLSKNHTVILSSHIMQEVSAVCDTIMIIDKGKLILQDKPENLSARMGATGGIRLSVKGDKETIRNTLGSIDRILSIEELPAVEEGVYEFSISCNENEDIREDVFYAMCKSNTPILEMKSIRMSLEDIFLKVTNNYENSITSEENDKMIESEMGEAPDENSASEAEQVNMTEEEKSDAGDL, from the coding sequence TTGATTGAGGTAAAAAATTTAGTGAAGCGTTATGGAAATCATATCGCAGTGGATCATTTATCCTTTACCGTTGAAAAAGGACAGATACTCGGCTTTCTGGGACCGAACGGTGCAGGAAAATCTACAACCATGAATATTATCACAGGCTATATATCGGCTACGGAGGGAACCGTTACTGTGAATGGACATGATGTCTATGAAGAGCCGGAGGAAGTGAAACGAATGATCGGCTATCTGCCGGAATTTCCTCCCTTATATCCGGATATGACAATCAGGGAGTATCTTAACTTTGTAGCTGATATCAAAAAAGTAAGCAAAAGTGAGAAAAAGCAGATGGTTGAGGAGGTAATGGAGGCCACAATGATAACTCCCATGGCGAACCGTCTGATCAAGCATTTATCAAAGGGATATAAGCAAAGAGTTGGATTGGCCCAGGCGATCATGGGATATCCCGAGTTGATTATACTGGACGAGCCTACAGTAGGTCTGGATCCAAAGCAGATTATTGAGATTCGAGAATTAATTAAGAATTTAAGTAAGAATCATACCGTTATTCTAAGCTCCCATATTATGCAGGAGGTTAGCGCAGTATGTGATACGATTATGATTATTGATAAAGGAAAGCTGATCCTGCAGGATAAGCCAGAGAACCTAAGTGCGCGGATGGGTGCAACCGGTGGTATCAGACTTTCTGTGAAAGGAGATAAGGAGACGATTCGGAATACTCTTGGCAGTATCGATCGTATCTTATCAATCGAAGAATTACCTGCAGTGGAAGAGGGCGTATACGAATTCAGCATATCCTGCAATGAAAATGAGGATATCCGTGAGGATGTATTCTATGCTATGTGCAAATCGAACACTCCGATTTTGGAAATGAAGTCAATCCGTATGAGCCTGGAGGATATCTTCCTTAAGGTAACAAACAATTATGAGAATTCCATAACTAGTGAAGAAAATGACAAGATGATTGAATCGGAGATGGGAGAGGCTCCGGATGAGAATTCTGCTTCTGAAGCGGAACAAGTAAATATGACGGAGGAGGAGAAATCAGATGCTGGCGATTTATAA
- a CDS encoding ABC transporter permease: MLAIYKKELRSYYTSVIGYVFIALFLAIIGVYFFVQNLIYQVGNFETTISSITFLFALLVPLLTMRLMAEENRQKTDQLLYTSPLTATSIVSGKFLSVFTVFLTVIGVICFYPLILSQYGKVPMESAYASIFGFALLGAAYLSMGLYISSLTESQVVAAVVTYIVFIFTALMEGIAGVLPTDKKAAFVTFTVILIIICLIIYRMMHNLTIALGIGLLGEAGLTAIYILKPTLFDGLIIKVLEWLSIASRFSPFYYGILDISSIVYYLSITILFLFLTVQVIKKKRWS; the protein is encoded by the coding sequence ATGCTGGCGATTTATAAGAAGGAATTACGTTCCTATTATACCTCAGTAATAGGATATGTATTTATTGCATTATTTCTTGCTATCATAGGAGTTTATTTTTTTGTTCAGAACCTAATATATCAGGTGGGTAATTTTGAAACCACCATATCTTCAATTACCTTTTTATTCGCATTATTGGTACCGTTATTAACGATGAGATTAATGGCGGAGGAAAACAGACAGAAGACCGATCAGCTTTTGTATACCTCACCGCTTACTGCAACATCAATCGTTAGCGGTAAGTTCTTATCCGTTTTTACAGTGTTCCTTACGGTAATTGGTGTGATCTGCTTCTATCCGTTGATATTATCGCAGTACGGGAAGGTGCCGATGGAGTCGGCTTATGCTAGTATTTTTGGATTTGCATTACTAGGAGCCGCATATCTTTCCATGGGACTTTACATTTCCAGTCTGACGGAGAGCCAGGTAGTAGCTGCAGTTGTTACCTATATAGTATTTATTTTTACAGCATTAATGGAAGGAATAGCAGGTGTCTTACCCACTGATAAAAAGGCCGCTTTTGTAACCTTTACGGTTATCTTGATCATCATATGCCTTATTATTTATCGGATGATGCATAATTTAACCATTGCATTGGGAATTGGACTGCTTGGAGAAGCAGGGTTAACAGCGATCTATATTCTGAAGCCCACGTTATTTGATGGACTAATCATCAAGGTGCTCGAATGGCTTTCCATTGCATCCCGTTTTAGTCCGTTCTACTATGGCATTTTAGATATATCAAGTATTGTATATTATCTTAGCATAACCATTTTGTTTTTGTTTTTAACGGTACAGGTTATTAAGAAGAAGAGATGGAGTTAG
- a CDS encoding GldG family protein — translation MELGKEKDTVNELNNADKKNIFGKMKESFSGRKFRSGFYVTVVSMIVIVIVLVVNMLISQMNIQFDLSTQGMFTLTKESKDMIKALKDDITIYYMVEAGNEKDVYQKIAEQYDTLSDHISLESKDPVLYPAFAKEHNIEEVVDQDSFIVVNNTNGRAKYIPSSDLLEQTMDYQTYQTQVTGIDVEGQLSSAIQYVTMEELPLIYLVSGHGEEEVGKAFGESMEKMNVTTKKLQTATISEIPEDCDILFINAPDTDFKEEEVTMIKDYLAAGGNVIITLDAMAGKLSNLESIINYYGIDVVNGVVVEGDTNHHASNYPHFLVPTIDNHVITKSASKSRILVFMPYSLGLKEAETKRSSLKLEPLLFTTNSAYAKGEGNEAITKEEGDIEGPFNLGMLSSDTYNGVTSNLVVYSSGLMFSDDMAGYANMNILSGTVGYMEGDQAPLSIPSKSTAAARIQITQQKAIFWGGVVVIFLPVAILVTGIVVSVRRRKK, via the coding sequence ATGGAGTTAGGAAAGGAGAAGGATACCGTGAACGAATTAAACAATGCAGATAAGAAGAACATATTCGGAAAGATGAAAGAATCCTTTTCCGGAAGAAAGTTTCGCAGCGGATTTTATGTTACAGTAGTATCCATGATAGTGATTGTCATCGTATTGGTTGTGAATATGCTGATATCTCAAATGAATATCCAGTTTGACTTAAGTACGCAGGGAATGTTTACCCTAACAAAGGAATCTAAGGATATGATAAAAGCTCTTAAGGATGATATCACCATTTATTATATGGTTGAAGCCGGAAATGAGAAGGATGTATATCAGAAAATAGCAGAACAATATGATACCTTGTCCGATCATATTTCCCTGGAGAGTAAGGACCCGGTATTATATCCTGCCTTTGCGAAGGAGCATAACATTGAGGAAGTTGTGGATCAGGACAGCTTTATCGTTGTTAACAATACGAATGGCAGAGCAAAATATATTCCGAGTAGTGATTTGCTGGAACAGACGATGGATTACCAGACCTATCAGACACAGGTTACCGGAATTGATGTGGAGGGTCAGTTAAGCTCTGCAATTCAATATGTAACCATGGAGGAGCTGCCGCTGATTTATCTTGTCAGTGGACACGGGGAAGAGGAAGTTGGTAAGGCATTTGGTGAGTCCATGGAGAAAATGAATGTAACCACGAAGAAACTGCAGACAGCAACGATTTCCGAGATACCAGAGGATTGTGATATCCTGTTTATCAATGCCCCCGATACCGATTTCAAAGAGGAAGAGGTTACTATGATTAAGGATTATCTGGCTGCGGGAGGAAATGTCATAATTACTCTGGATGCTATGGCAGGTAAATTATCGAATCTGGAATCTATCATTAACTATTATGGGATTGATGTGGTAAATGGTGTGGTAGTCGAAGGGGATACCAATCATCATGCTTCCAATTATCCTCATTTCCTTGTGCCGACTATAGACAATCATGTGATCACGAAATCGGCATCCAAGAGCAGGATTCTGGTATTTATGCCATATTCCTTAGGACTTAAGGAAGCAGAAACGAAAAGAAGCTCATTAAAACTGGAACCGTTACTTTTTACCACCAATTCTGCCTATGCAAAGGGAGAAGGAAATGAGGCGATAACGAAGGAAGAAGGAGATATCGAAGGCCCATTTAACCTGGGAATGCTTTCTTCTGATACTTACAATGGAGTAACCTCGAACCTGGTTGTATATTCATCCGGTTTGATGTTTAGCGACGATATGGCGGGATATGCGAACATGAATATATTATCCGGAACCGTAGGCTATATGGAGGGAGATCAGGCTCCGTTATCCATACCTTCCAAGAGTACGGCAGCAGCTCGAATTCAGATAACACAGCAGAAAGCTATCTTCTGGGGCGGTGTAGTAGTTATCTTTCTTCCTGTAGCTATTCTGGTAACGGGTATTGTTGTTAGTGTTAGAAGGAGGAAGAAGTAA